The genomic region CCCACACCATTCCACCAACAACGCTCTGCCCGCACCATCACTACAACCACAACGATTCCGATGCGTTTCACTCCCTCCAAGCCAACATCCCATGACTACGAGGATGCGGAGAACATCCCGCCTACCATCGAGATCCTATCACCACGCAGCCGCGCAGGCTCAGCTCCGACGTTTGATCGCGAAGCAGCCTTGGCAGCAATAGCTTACCGAAGAGGCAGAGCAAAGTCAATCGCGAACGGCCATGCGACACCAAGAAAGCAGATGATTGAGGGCGTGAGTATCAAGGAGAGGCGGGACATCAGCGCGCCGGCGCTAGGTCAGCAGAAGAAGGTCAGTGCTAATGTTGCGAAGGGTACTGCTAGCGTTGGCAGAGGCGTAGCAGGAAGCGGCAGGAGGTTGGCTTGAAACTTGTGCAGTGCATAGGCATGTCGTTTGGGGATGTCTTGGGAGTTTCTGCATTGCAGAGTGAGTGCATTTCTTGTGAGGGTCTTGCTTCGACAGCGTAGGCGCAACGGCTAGTTCTTGCTCTTCAGCTTTGGAACTTTTTGAGCGCAATACCTTCGTTCGTATCAAGCACAATGTGAATACTGTTGCTACAGGTTCGAAGCACAAGGCGTATGGGTCCAGGATTTTCTCGGCTTTCGTCTTCCGGCTTCTCCAACATTGCAATTTCGCCCCGGATCTTCGCATCCCGTCTTCTCCAACCCAAGCATGTGTCAAGCCGAGCAAGCATGCACCATGCTGTGTCGAACCTGCATTCATACCATCTCCGAGGGCACTCAAGACGGCACTGCACCCATATAAAGATATGCAGCCGCAGCTGCAGCCGTGCCAAGCACAAGATCCAGCGCCGTTGCACGCAACCCTGTGTGCCGGAGCCAATCGTACCGCCCAGTGCACGAACTGCTTCGCCTGTGCCTGGCGCCGATCACATGGGCTTCCTGGTTCTACCTACCAATTCTGCAACTTATCCTCCGAGAGAAGTCTTGTCTAGCGAAGGGATGCTGGGGTAGCTCGTTGCCGCTGCGCGTGACCTCGCGAACATTGGATGAGCGCTTATGAAAGTCAATCTATTAAGTGATCTACACTACAGCAAGCACACGCGGAGGAATGTATGATATGTGGAAGCGATCGACACGGGCTCCGATGCTACTGTGGTGTAACAGAACTGCTCTCTGAGAGATCTTGGACTACGTGCCTGAGCCGACATTAACGCGTACGGTAGGCGTGGCATAACAGAGCACGGAGTATAAGATGAGGGTGATATCTCCTCCACCATGGGTGAAGTGAAACATATCTGCACGGCCGATTCGCCTTCTGAGCAAGACTTCTCTCGTTGAACATAGACAATCTTTCGCTTTTGCAGCTTCATCAGGCAAGATGGTCTTCACGCAGTTGCTCTCGCTGGCTCTCGCTGCTACTGCAGCTGCAGCTCCTCTGGTCCCAAGACAGATCACATGTGCTGAGGGTCTCTACATCATCGTCGCGAGAGGATCGAACCAGCCTGTGGGAGAGGGCTCTGTGGGACCTGTTGGGGACATGATCGAAGCTCGGATACCTGGATCGTACTCTGTCGCCGTGGACTATCCTGCTGTTATCATCGGAGACGGGGATACCTACTTCAGCTCGGTCATCGACGGCATTAACGATGCAAGGGAGAAGGTCGAAGCATATGTTGCAGCCTGCGGGTCTGGCAGCAGAATTGCTTTGGTTGGCTACAGCCAGGGAGGTCAGGTTATGACAGATCTCCTTGCCGGTGGTACTGGGAAACCGGCTCCTTTGGCAGAGCAGTATCGACAGAACAGTAAGTTCTTGCATTGTTTCTTGACCGATGCCATACTGACTTTTCTTCCAGTCGTTGGTGCAGCAGTCTTCGGCGACCCACGATTCAATGCAGGACAGGCGATCAGCGCAGGCCAGTCGACGTCTAACGGAATCTTCGCCCGAATCTCAAGCCGAGCGCGACTGAACACCTACTCGAATGTGCTGCGCAGCTACTGCGATGAGGGCGACCCATTCTGCTCTTCAGACTTCAACTTGGCCGTGCACTTCGCAGTCGTGGAGAAGTATGCCCAAGCTGCCACTGACTTTATTGTTGGCGTAGCATCATAGAGAACTCTCTGAAGTATGTAGAGCATATGATGCCCTGATGAAACGTTTAAACGCATAATGCTCATGAAGCTATTAATTACACCTGCTCTATCGGTATTATGATTCTATGGAATATCTCACTGGTGGATGCTGTCATCTCCTATCCAACCTTCGCCCTTACAACAGCGCAGAGACCAAGCCGACAATACCACCAGCTCCGAGCAATATCGCTCTCACCATGTTCTGCTGCCCAAACTTTGCCAGCCTCTCCTCAACCTCCTTGTCGTCCGCTTTCGAAGAATCCTTGTCAGTCTTTGTCATCGGTCCACTCAGATCCCTCAACTCATCCTGTGGCTTCTTGCTGTTGACCGAGTCCTCAGCACTGTACTGGCCAGGCTTGATACCCTGCTGACGCTTCTCTGCCGCGCTGTTCTTGCTTCGCGATCCGCCCAGTTCCTCATTCTTCTTGATCAGAGCGAAGTTGTTGGGGACCATGACGTTCATGGTGAAGGGGCCGATGCTGAAGGCTAGGAGGGCTGCGGCAAGGAAGCCGTTGACTTTGAGGCCGTTGGTTGTTTTGAAGAGCTGAGTGATTGTGCGGAGGTTGGAAGGGAGGGCGTCGAATGCTAGATAGGCGAAGCCGACTGAGGAGAGGACCTGGACATTGCGTTAGTTGTGGAATGTAGGCCATGTGGAAGGCTACGTACTGATGCTTGGGGGAAGATATGAGAGCCGCGACTAAAGAGCCATCGAATCTGAGGCAGTGCTCGATCTGCTGGTTGAGACTGAATCTCGGGGACGTCGAAGAGGGAGAGGCCTGCTATGCCGCCTGCGGCAAGGAGCGATACTGTTACGCTGAGCGTCTGAACTGCTATTGTTGTGAAGCCTGCCATCGTGAGATGTTCTGTCGTTGCTGAGGATCACTGTCTGGTGTAGAAGCTGAGCTGGGGAGGAAGATGCTTCAGAGAGAAACGGTCTTGTACTGTGGCTCCTGTACCTTGATATCCCTACGCTACAGTCGTATGAACACTACAAGATCAACATTACATCGTTTCTACGTATGTTGCTGTTGGCGGACTCCGACATGCTCGGCCTTTCGAAATCTCCTGGGGCCTGACATTTGCACGAGCCTCGAACGTCATAGCACTAATCACGGGTCAAGCCGCTAGAACTATCAGCCCCGCCGCTAGAACACCCATCCCTTCCTTTTTGCTTTGTCCCGCACAGCGCTGCACCAGCATATGCTATTTCGTACAAGACACCCAGATCTCAACAGGCGGTGCCGGGAATATCATCGACTGGCGTGAACACGATGATGTCGGCGTTGAACTTGAGGATATTGGACATAGCCGGTCTGGCTTGCGATGTGTCCATCTCGACGTGGAACATATCTGACATTGGTCTTCACGATCTTCAGACCAAAGACTGGCGTCGTCGATGCGGCCACTGTCTATGTCATCGAATCGTCTGACGCCAAGCCAGTACGACTGTCTGGAGCGGAAATACAGGTCACGACTAGGAGGGCCGTTAATGATCTGTCGCTATTGCCTCGATGAATGGATTGCAGCATCAGACAGCTCTGTTCCGATCCGTTTACTCGCGCGGGTCAAAGGCTCGGTCAAGACGCGGAGCGGTGATCGTTGTGCAGAAGCTGCTCGACACATGTATGGAGCTCTGTACGCAGTTTCATGGCGGCGTGTACCTTGGACCAAGGCCTGCATGCGTGGTCTCAATCGGACCAAGGGCTCTCAATAACGGAGGCGATCAACTTCACTACAGTGGGACTGCTACTTGATAGCTACGACAGCCACACCGCAGCGCGGCACCTTCGTGCGGAGGAAGGGCCGTGGAGCAGGCGTGCGCTATTATAACCAAATCGAAGACACCTCGAGCGCTGGACGTGGGCCACGGATGATGGCCTCTTTTCCCTTGGTAAAAGGCCTGGAATAGCCCTCATTCGGAAAACCTAGACTCGTTCTCACCCCATCCAACGCCAGTGCTGTTCATGCTACGAGGATCATGATGTAAGTGCTTAGCCGTGCTTGGAACAGAGGCCGATTGAGGAGCCCGCCTTCGAGAGCCCACTAATCCTTCCACGGCTGTCTTAACGGTCTGCCTGTCCTTGCCTGACGATTTGCAGTTTGGTCCTGGCAGTCGATATCGTTTTTGAATTCGCTACAGTTCTTTCACCAAATCAGGCATTGCAGCAGAAACCTTTAGCGTTTATACTCGCTACCGACTTTCTTGCAATCCAGGCCGCTGCGGATCCGGATAATCGGCACAGGTAGCACATCGGCACGGCCATAGGACGGATAGCTGACATGCTAGTAGTAGATGAAGCCGGTGGCCTTTACCAGGTCTCTTTGATGAAGTTCCGGCAAGAGCTACGCTGGGAATAGTCACGGAAGAACTTGCGGATTGCAGCACACGTTCTTACGCAAGACGTTCGCGTTGTTGAGCCCGGCGATCTGGTTCATAGGGCTGGACTTACGGACTTGAGCCCAGCTCTCGCTTTCGGCATCGGAATAGCTTCAGCGACAGTAGCCTACATCGTCGCCATCGTGAAGCTCTCGTTTTTGCGAGTAGGCGAGGTTGTTTTTGCATTCGGCTTGGCAGGACGTGACGTGGAGGTTGCAGTTCGCTCTTCTTTTGCCTGGAGAGACAGTGGTAGTCGTACCTGCTCGCGGCCCTGCTATTAGATTACAGAAACACGTTCACCTGCACTCGGAACTTGGTCAGATGTCACTCGGAAGAAGTCTCGGCCACTTTCGTTCGGAACATCGCCCAGGTAAGAGTAATACAAAATCTTCTCACTGGCCAGACTCCGCATCGGAAATGTGTTTGAGTTTGCTTTACTGCACGCCACCAGCGCTGCGGGGAAAAGCATGTCGATCATAGCAGAAGGGAGGGCTGGGCACAGGACGACCGTGACCTGGAGCCTCTGAAAGAATTAACCGCACCTTAGCTGTTTTCTTCCTGAGCCAGAGAGTTTTCAAGCAGATCTGTGCAAAAACTAGGACTCCCGCTGCTGTACGGTAAATGCGGCCTGATCACTTCTCATCGTCTGTTTGCCGTGAAGGCCTCTGCGGCTAGGATGACTGCCATAGCGGTAAACGGCTCAGAGCCACAGGCGATGCACACAGACGACACAATACTACTGAGTCCCGGTGCGAACGCACGTGGCAAGCTGAAGCAAAGACGCTCACGAAAGGCTTGTCAGCATTGCCACACACGCAAGATACGCTGCAACGTGCTGGAGAACGGGACGCCGTGTTCGAATTGTGTGGACGCGGGAACAACATGCATAATCCGCCGACGAAAGAACCAAAGGTGAGGTCATATTGTCGGCGACATGCTGCCTGATCTTTGACTGACGTGTTATGTCAGACGCGAGTCTACGCCACCAGATCAGAACGGGCACCACGCTGTGATAGACCAGTCACATAGCTGGAGGTTACCTACACCATCGGGGTGGCCCGACAACACTGCTCAGAGGCCTTCATTACCACCAAGAGCTCCTAGCCAAAGCAGCGCACCATACACCGCGCAGAATGGCACGAGCATCGAGAACGGCTCGCAAAGCTCCGCCTCGCCAGATACTGGGCAATTATGGACTGTCGACACTGGTGCAGGTCTCGCATGGGACCAGAATGCCCTGGTGGATGCATCTTCTGCGAGCTGTGATTTCTCGCATCTGACGGATCTGGATGACATATTTACCTTCACAGGGAACACCTTGCTTCCTCCTATACCGCAGCAGCATGACTATGCAGCATGGCACCAGCCCTTGACACAGCAGAATCTGAGCCCGCCTCCCATTCTACCAAGCCCTGGGGTCAATGTAGTGAACGGAGCCGGCAATGTAGGACCGCGCAGGGCCTCGTTTGTGCCTACGTCTGTACACATACCTGGGCTCAATCCTCGGGACCACGAGTATCTCCGGGGCGAGGGCTGCTTCGACTTGCCGCCCGCGACGGTCTTGCGGCAAATGATGCACATGTACTTTCGGATGAACCATCCCAACCTACCTATTGTTGCGGAGGATCAATTCTGGGCTTTGTGGAGTGGCGATGAG from Fulvia fulva chromosome 2, complete sequence harbors:
- a CDS encoding Acetylxylan esterase 2, giving the protein MVFTQLLSLALAATAAAAPLVPRQITCAEGLYIIVARGSNQPVGEGSVGPVGDMIEARIPGSYSVAVDYPAVIIGDGDTYFSSVIDGINDAREKVEAYVAACGSGSRIALVGYSQGGQVMTDLLAGGTGKPAPLAEQYRQNIVGAAVFGDPRFNAGQAISAGQSTSNGIFARISSRARLNTYSNVLRSYCDEGDPFCSSDFNLAVHFAVVEKYAQAATDFIVGVAS